In Streptomyces sp. NBC_01426, one genomic interval encodes:
- a CDS encoding serine hydrolase domain-containing protein, with product MESLRIVENWPVTTAAAAVVRADGTTAGSHGPVDHPFPLASVTKPLAAYAALVAYEEGAIELDEPAGPEGSTVRHLLAHTSGLAFDEHRVMGPPGQRRLYSNAGFEVLGDHIAKATGIPFAEYLHQAVFEPLGMESSVLHGSPAKDGVSTVSDLTRFAAELQAPRLLDVRTVAEATAVVHPGLKGVLPGYGHQSPNDWGLGLEIRDGKSPHWTGHTSSPRTFGHFGQSGTFLWVDPDARAACVALTDRAFGPWAVEAWTPFTDAVLAELRS from the coding sequence CTGGAAAGCCTGCGCATCGTCGAGAACTGGCCGGTGACGACGGCCGCCGCCGCCGTCGTCCGCGCCGACGGGACCACGGCCGGTTCCCACGGTCCCGTCGACCACCCGTTCCCGCTGGCCTCGGTGACCAAGCCGCTCGCCGCGTACGCCGCCCTCGTCGCGTACGAGGAGGGGGCGATCGAACTGGACGAACCGGCCGGACCGGAGGGTTCCACGGTCCGTCACCTGCTCGCGCACACCAGTGGGCTGGCCTTCGACGAGCACCGGGTGATGGGCCCTCCCGGGCAGCGCCGGCTGTACTCGAACGCCGGTTTCGAGGTGCTCGGCGACCACATCGCGAAGGCCACCGGGATCCCCTTCGCCGAGTACCTGCACCAGGCCGTCTTCGAACCGCTGGGCATGGAGTCGAGCGTGCTGCACGGCTCCCCCGCGAAGGACGGCGTGTCCACCGTCTCGGACCTGACGCGGTTCGCCGCCGAGCTCCAGGCACCGCGGCTGCTCGACGTCCGCACCGTCGCCGAGGCCACCGCCGTCGTGCACCCGGGCCTCAAGGGCGTCCTGCCGGGCTACGGGCACCAGTCCCCCAACGACTGGGGGCTCGGCCTGGAGATCCGCGACGGCAAGTCCCCGCACTGGACGGGTCACACGTCCTCGCCCCGTACCTTCGGGCACTTCGGCCAGTCGGGCACCTTCCTGTGGGTGGACCCGGACGCGCGCGCCGCGTGCGTGGCGCTGACCGACCGCGCCTTCGGCCCCTGGGCCGTGGAGGCCTGGACCCCGTTCACGGACGCGGTCCTCGCCGAGCTGCGTTCCTGA
- a CDS encoding aldo/keto reductase has translation MTEHDKVIEQVELGKGGPLVGVQGLGCMGMSEFYGDTDEAVARQTLEAALTAGVTLIDTADVYGRGRNEEFIAPFVAAHRDEITLATKFAIERNDDPHYRGIRNDAAYVRQAVEGSLRRLGTDVIDLYYMHRRDPAVPFAESVGAMAELVREGKVRYLGLSEVTGAELREAHAVHPITALQSEWSLFSRDVERSAVGAAAELGVAFVPYSPLGRGFLTGAFADAGTDLSADDFRKYQPRFTGDNARTNAALLAPVREIAAAHGATPAQIALAWVQQRAKVHGLPVVPIPGTRKPGRLAENAAATRITLTDAELALLEPIASRVAGDRYPDMSSTSAAREG, from the coding sequence ATGACGGAGCACGACAAGGTCATCGAGCAGGTCGAGCTGGGCAAGGGCGGCCCGCTGGTGGGCGTCCAGGGCCTGGGCTGCATGGGCATGAGCGAGTTCTACGGGGACACCGACGAGGCGGTCGCCCGGCAGACCCTGGAGGCGGCGCTGACGGCGGGCGTCACCCTCATCGACACCGCGGACGTCTACGGGCGCGGCCGCAACGAGGAGTTCATCGCGCCGTTCGTGGCCGCCCACCGGGACGAGATCACCCTGGCCACGAAGTTCGCCATCGAACGCAACGACGACCCCCACTACCGGGGCATCCGCAACGATGCCGCCTACGTCCGGCAGGCCGTCGAGGGCAGCCTGCGCCGGCTCGGGACCGACGTCATCGACCTCTACTACATGCACCGGCGCGACCCGGCCGTGCCGTTCGCCGAGTCGGTGGGCGCCATGGCGGAGCTGGTCCGGGAGGGGAAGGTCCGGTACCTGGGGCTGAGCGAGGTCACCGGGGCCGAACTGCGCGAGGCGCACGCGGTGCACCCGATCACCGCGCTCCAGTCGGAGTGGTCGCTGTTCAGCCGGGACGTGGAACGCAGCGCGGTCGGCGCGGCGGCGGAACTGGGCGTGGCCTTCGTGCCCTACTCGCCGCTCGGGCGCGGCTTCCTCACCGGGGCGTTCGCGGACGCGGGCACGGACCTGTCGGCGGACGACTTCCGCAAGTACCAGCCGCGGTTCACCGGCGACAACGCCAGGACCAACGCGGCGCTGCTGGCCCCCGTCCGCGAGATCGCCGCCGCCCACGGGGCGACGCCGGCGCAGATCGCCCTGGCGTGGGTACAGCAGCGGGCGAAGGTGCACGGCCTGCCGGTGGTCCCGATCCCGGGCACCCGCAAGCCGGGGCGACTCGCGGAGAACGCGGCCGCCACCCGCATCACCCTGACGGACGCCGAACTGGCGCTGCTCGAACCGATCGCCTCCCGGGTGGCGGGCGACCGGTACCCCGACATGAGCTCCACGTCGGCGGCGCGGGAGGGCTAG
- a CDS encoding DUF4429 domain-containing protein, which yields MGDVLAGNHAVWELDSDSVIIRFTRGLRTPRLWQALGERHIPLEALSEVTVTGGKRDTAVLRAVPRPGADPLMEAAAGQLKEACDPYRLVLPGDRAPQAASLVDALRGRLGSAEPADRFLVRAPEPPIHLKAYDARVGFDGSAVTFQWSRTGASSTKWKAGDQRYPLAAIGGVEWRSPDGPDGHLRLLPRDGVAAGDARPDHDLAAAVFGIGYGAVHESLPFAASVLAAVGGRAPVGSVPQPQVDERLRHLSELHGAGLLTDAEYAALRDRFAADA from the coding sequence ATGGGGGATGTATTGGCCGGAAACCATGCCGTCTGGGAACTCGACTCGGACTCGGTGATCATCCGCTTCACGAGGGGGCTGCGCACACCGAGGCTCTGGCAGGCCCTGGGGGAACGACACATCCCCCTGGAGGCGCTGTCCGAAGTGACCGTGACCGGGGGGAAACGGGACACGGCGGTCCTGCGCGCCGTCCCGCGCCCGGGGGCGGATCCGTTGATGGAGGCCGCCGCGGGGCAGCTGAAGGAAGCCTGCGATCCGTACCGGCTGGTCCTGCCCGGTGATCGGGCACCCCAGGCGGCGTCGCTGGTCGACGCCCTGCGGGGACGGCTGGGATCCGCCGAACCGGCCGACCGCTTCCTCGTCCGCGCCCCGGAACCGCCGATCCACCTGAAGGCGTACGACGCGCGGGTGGGCTTCGACGGTTCGGCGGTCACCTTCCAGTGGTCGCGCACGGGCGCCAGCAGCACGAAGTGGAAGGCGGGCGACCAGCGGTACCCGCTGGCCGCGATCGGCGGGGTCGAGTGGCGCTCCCCCGACGGCCCGGACGGGCACCTGCGGCTCCTGCCCCGGGACGGGGTCGCCGCCGGCGACGCACGGCCCGACCACGACCTGGCGGCCGCGGTGTTCGGGATCGGATACGGCGCGGTGCACGAGTCGCTGCCGTTCGCGGCGTCCGTCCTGGCCGCCGTCGGCGGCAGGGCCCCGGTGGGATCCGTCCCGCAACCGCAGGTCGACGAGCGGCTGCGGCACCTGAGCGAGCTGCACGGCGCGGGCCTGCTCACCGACGCCGAGTACGCGGCCCTGCGCGACCGCTTCGCGGCCGACGCCTGA
- a CDS encoding MerR family transcriptional regulator, whose translation MSLTQTRYTISEVEARTGLTQHTLRWYERIGLMPHVDRSHSGQRRFTDKDLDWLAFVGKLRATGMSVADMVRYAELVREGAHTVDQRRELLERTRHEVRSRITELTDALGVLDYKIGMYSMGTTTGKARP comes from the coding sequence ATGAGCCTGACGCAGACGCGGTACACGATCAGCGAGGTCGAGGCCCGGACCGGTCTGACCCAGCACACACTGCGCTGGTACGAGCGGATCGGCCTGATGCCGCACGTGGACCGCTCCCACTCGGGCCAGCGACGGTTCACCGACAAGGACCTCGACTGGCTGGCCTTCGTGGGCAAGCTGCGCGCCACCGGGATGTCGGTGGCGGACATGGTCCGGTACGCGGAACTGGTGCGCGAGGGCGCGCACACCGTCGACCAGCGGCGCGAACTGCTGGAGCGGACCCGCCACGAGGTGCGCTCGCGGATCACGGAGCTGACCGACGCGCTCGGCGTACTGGACTACAAGATCGGGATGTATTCGATGGGCACGACGACGGGGAAGGCACGGCCATGA